AGACGCCGGTCTACGTGCTGGTCGAGGAGAGCGGCCCGGACCACGCGAAGCGCTTCGTGTCCGAGCTGGCCGTGCGCGGCGAGCTGCGCGGACGCGGCGTCGGTCACAGCAAGAAGGCGGCGGAGCAGGCCGCCGCGCGCGAGGCGCTCACGGCGCTCGCCGCGCTGGGGGAGACGTGAGCGCGCCCCGCGCCGCAGCGCTGGCGGTGCTGCTCGCCTTGGGCCTGGGGGCGCCGGCGACGGCCGTCGTGGGACCGAGCGTCCCGCGCGGGCTCGGAACCCTGCAGGCGCTCGGCGACGCGCCGGACGCACTGCCGCTGCCGCGCGTCCTCGTGCACCTCGGCGTCCGCGACCCGGCCGGCCTCGCGGCGGTCGTCGCCGCGCAGCAGGATCCGCGCTCGCCGACCTATCGCCGTTGGCTCGAGCCGGCCGAGATCGCCGATCGCTTCGGCGTGCCGGTGGCGGACTACGAGCGCGCCCGGCGCTGGTTCCGGACGCACGGCTTCGCGATCGTCGCCGACTCGCCGTTCCGCACCGGCTTCGCGATCGCCGGCACCGCCGGGCGGGCGCGCAGCGCGCTCAAGACCCGTCTCGCCCTCTACCGCATGCGCGGGCGCGTGCGCCGCGCCCCCGTGACGGAGCCGCGCGTCCCCGCCGCGCTCGGCGTGCGCGGCTTCTTCGGCCTCGACGATCTGCCGGCGATCCAGCCGCTGGCCCGACTCGGCGACGGCAGCCTCCGCCTCGCGCCCGCCGACTTCGCCACCGTCTACGACGTCGGTCCGCTCCACGCCGCCGGCCTGTCCGGCGCCGGCAGCAGCGTGGCCGTGGTCGCGCGCAGCGACTTCCAGGACGCCGACGTCGCCGCGTTCCGCACCCGCTTCCAGGCCGGCGCGCCGGCGCGCGTCGCCCGCATCCTGGCGGGCCGGCACAACCCGGGCATTCGCCCCGAGCGGGTCGAGCAGGTCGAGGTGACGCTCGACACCGAGTGGGCCGGTGCGCTCGCCCCCAACGCCAACGTCTTCGTCGTGCTCGGGTCGCCGGCCGGCGACATCCAGGAGGCGCTCGAGCGCACCGTCACGGAGCGCATCGGCGACGTGATCTCCATCAGCTTCGGGCTCTGCGAGCCGCTCGCGAATCGCGTCGGCGTCGAGGTCTTCGACGCTCTCTACGGCATCGCCGCGCTGCGCGGGCAGACGGTGGTGGTGGCGGCGGGCGACGCCGGGGCGACCGATTGCGCACCCGACCTGCCGGGCCGGGCGGCCGTCAGCGGCATGGCCTCGTCGCCCTACGTGATCGCCGTCGGCGGGACCGCCCTGCGGCCGGTGTTCGATCCCGCGGGCGACGCGGTCGCCTTCGGCGAGGAGACGGTGTGGAACGACGCGAGCGGCGCCGGCGGCGGCGGCGTCAGCGCGGTCTTCGCCCGGCCCACCTACCAGCTGCTCGCCGGCGCCTTCGCGGGACGCGCCTTGCCGGATCTCAGCCTGGCGGCGTCGCCGAGCACACCCGGCTACGTGATCGTGCAGGACGGCGCGTCCATCTCGATCGGCGGCACCAGCGCCGGGGCGCCGGCGTTGGCGAGCGTCCTCACGCTGGCGAACGAGCGCGCCGGCACGCAGGGGCTCGGCAACGTCGGGCCGACGCTGTACCGCATCGCGGCCGACGCCGCCGCCGGCCGCCGCCCGGCCGTCTTCCGCGACGTGGTTGCCGGCAGCAACGGCTATCCGGCGGGACCGGGGTTCGATCTCGCCTCCGGTTGGGGCTCTCCCTTGGCGAGCGCGCTCGTGGAAGCGCTCGCGACGACGGCGCCGGAGGTGTGCGACACGCCGCTCGCGTGCTTCGTGCCGGGGACGGGGGGCGCGCGCCGCAACTGCCTCGGCGGCTGGCTCGTCGAGCAGCCGAACCTGCGCCGCTCGCGACGCGGCATCCCGCTGCGACGGCAGACGTGTCGCGACGGCGATCCGTCGTGCGACGCCGACGGGCGCGCCGACGGCCGCTGCCTAGTGCGGGTCGCGATGTGCGCCAACGTCTTCGACGCGCGCGACCCGGCCCCAGACGGGCTGTCGCGCTGCACGACGCGGCCGCTGCGCCGCATCCGGCTGGTGACGCCGCGCACGCAGGCGGCCGGCGAGCGCGGGGCGGCGGCGGCGGAGCTGGCCGGCGCGCTGGCGGCGCTGCCGCTTCCCGACGACCGCGCCGGCGCCTGCACGGCGACAGTGCCGGTCGTGGTGCCGGTCGGCCGCGGCGGGCTGCGGCTGGTGGCACAGGTGCGCGCGCAGGGCGCGCGCACGCAGGCGACGCTGCGTCTCGTGTGCGAGGCGGCGGCGCAGGGAGACACATGACGCATCGGGCGGGATTCGTGGCCATCGCGGGGCGGCCGAACGTCGGTAAGTCGACGCTCCTGAACGCCCTCGTCGGCACCAAGGTGGCGATCGTGACGCCGAAGCCGCAGACCACGCGCAACCGCGTCGCCGGCATCCGCACGCTGCCGCAGGCGCAGGCGGTCTTCCTCGATACGCCCGGACTGCACGCGGCCCGCTCGCCGATCAACAAACGCATGGTCGAGGTGGCGCGGCAGACGCTCGCGGAGGCCGATGCGATCCTCTTCGTCGTCGACGCCACGGTCGGCCTCGGCCCGGGCGACCGCGAGCTCGCGACCGAGCTGGCCGCGGGGCCGCGCCCGGTGATCGTGGTCGCCAACAAGATCGACCGCGTCGCCAAGCCGAAGCTGCTGCCGCTGATGGCGTCGCTCGCGGCGGTGCTGCCCGGGCGCGACATCGTGCCGCTGAGCGCGCGCTCGGGCGACGGCGTCGCGCGCCTGCTGGAGATCGCCGTGCCGCTTTTGCCCGAAGGGCCGGCGCTCTATCCGGACGACGAGTTCACGCCCGAGACGCAACGCTTCCTCGTCCAGGAGCTGGTCCGCGAGCAGGTGTTCCTGGCGATGCACGAGGAGATCCCGTACGGGACGGCGGTCGTGGTGGAGCACTGGGAGGAGAAGCCCGAGAAGGAGCTCGTCGTCATCGACGCGACCATCCTCGTCGAGCGCGACACGCACAAGGGCATGATCGTCGGCGGCGGCGGCAGCCGCCTGAAGGACATCGGCACGCGCGCGCGGCACGAGATCGAGGCGCTCCTCGACCGCCGCGTGTTCCTCGAGCTGTTCGTGCGCGTGGAGCCCAACTGGTCGCGCAGCGGCCAGCGCCTGTCCGAGCTGGGGCTGCGATGAGCCGGGTCCAGGCCGTCGCCTCCGGTCTGCCCGTGGTGGCGATCGTCGGTCGTCCGAACGTCGGCAAGTCGACGCTGTTCAATCGCCTCGTGCGCGCCCGTCGCGCCATCGTCGACGACGCGCCGGGGGTGACGCGGGACCGCGTCGTGGCGGCGGCGGAGTGGGCCGGGCGTCGCTTCCTGTGCGTCGACACCGGCGGCTTCGAGGCCGACGCACCGCGCGACCCCGCGGCCCTCGACGCGCAGGTGCGCACGCAAGCGCTCGCGGCCGTCCTGGAGGCGGACTGCGTCGTCTGCGTGCTCGACGCGGTGGCGGGGCTCACACCCGGCGACCGCGACACGGTGCGGCTGCTCCAGCGGGCGGGGCGCCCGGTCCGCTTCGTGGCGAACAAGGTGGACGGTCCCGGGCGCGACGCCCTCGTCGCCGACTTCTACGCCGCCGGCATCGAGACGGTGTTCCCCGTCTCGGCCGCGCACGGGCGCGGCATCGACGAGCTGCTCGACGCGGTGGTCGGTGCGTTCCCGCCGTCCGTCTCGCCCACGCCGGCGGTGGGCGAGGGGACGCGGCTGGCGCTCATGGGGCGACCGAACGTCGGCAAGTCGTCGCTGCTGAACCGGCTCCTCGGCCAGGCGCGCGCCGTGGTGTCGCCGATCGCGGGCACCACGCGCGACGCGGTCGACACGCCGGTGAGCGTCGACGGGCGCCCGTACGTCCTCATCGACACCGCCGGCATCCGGCGCCGCGGCCGCGTCGACGATCCCCTCGAGCGCCACGGCGCGGTGCGCGCGCTCGGCACGTTCGAGCGCACGGACCTCGTGCTCCTCGTCCTCGACGCCACCGACGGCATGACCGATCAGGACGCGCGGCTCGCCGGCCGCGCCCTCGAGGCTGGGCGGGGGATCGTGCTGCTGGCGAACAAGTGGGACCTCCTGCCGCCGCCGGAGCGCAGCCGCGAGGCCTTCCGCAAGCACCTGGTCGCACTGCACCCCGCGTTCGCCTCGCTGCCGCTGCTTCCCGTGTCGGCCGTGAGCGGCGACGGGCTCGGGAAGCTGTGGACGCTCGTCCGCCAGGTCGAGGACGGCTATCGGGCCGTGGTCGGCACGCCGGTCCTGAACCGCGTGCTGCGTGCGGCGGTCGAGAGCGTGGCCCCGCCGAGCCCGGGCGGGCGGCCGCTGCGGCTGTTCTACGCCACGCAGACCTCGACGGCGCCGCCGGCAGTGACCGTGTTCGCGAGCGCCCCGGCCAAGGTGCCGGCCGCCTACGTGCGCTATCTCCAGGCACGGTTCGCCGAGGCGTTCGGCGTCGTCGGCGTGCCGCTCACGGTGACGTTGCGTGCACGGCGCGAGGAGCGGGCCACCGCGCCGCCCCGCGCGGGACGACGGCGCCCTGTAGCGGCGGTGCCGCGACGTGCGCACGCGGCGGGGCAGGGCGCCGCCGAGGGACCGGCGCCGGGCGCGACGAAGCCCCGCACCCGCGGCACGCCCCGGGAGCCGGGCAAGGAGGCGCGGAGCGGCCCGCGGCACGCACCCGGGAAAGGCCCCCGGGCGAAAGGCCCGAAGAGGAAGGGCCCGAAGCACGGCTCGACCAAGGCCTCCGCGAAGAGCCCGCGCACGCCCCGCGGCAGGAAGCCCGGCGGCGGACGCTCGTCCGCCTCGCGCGGCGGCGGCAAGGCGGGTGGCCGCACACGCGGCCGCGGTCGCTGATCCCGCCTCAGCCCGGGCGTGCGACGACGATGCGATAGCCGAGGTCGAGCGCCTCCCGCTCGCACAGGTCGGCGTAGCGCGCGTGCCAGCGCCCCGACGCGAGATCCGCGGCGAGCGCGTCGAGCCCGCGCGCGATGCGTGGGTCGGGGCGGCGCACCGGGCGGTAGCCGACGCCGAGCCGGTCGTAGAGCGCGGCGTCGCGACTCACGGCCGCGCCGCGCGGTACTCGCGCGCCAACGCGACGTAGTTGTCCGCCGCCGCCTGCATGGTGGCGAGCTCGGCGTCGCTCACGTCGCGCACGCGGCGCGCGGGGCTGCCGAGGATCAGCGAGCGCGACGGGAAGCGCGTGCCCGGCGTCACCAGCGCGCGCGCCGACGAGGCTCTCCGCGCCGATCTCGCAGCCGTCCATCACGACGGCGCCCATGCCCACGAGGCAGCCGTCCTCGACCACGCAGCCGTGGACGATGGCGCCGTGGCCGACGGTGACGCCGGCACCGACGATGGTCGGGAAGCGATCGCGCGTCACGTGGATCGTGCAGTTGTCCTGCACGTTGGTGCGCGCGCCGATGCGCACGTGATGGATGTCGGCGCGGATCACGGTGTGGAACCAGATGCTCGCGTCGGCACCGAGCGTGACGTCGCCGACGAGGACCGCGGTCTCATGCACGGTGCTCGTCGGATCGAGGTGGGGCGTGTGGCCGCGGAAGGGAACGATCACGCCTCGCCCCTAGCACCTCACGGCTGCGGATGGCACCGCGTCGCGCGCCGTCGGCGCGCCTTGCCCCACCGGAACCCGCCTGCTATCGGATCGCATGGCGCACCCGAACGGTCCCTGGAGGTCACGATGATGGACGTCGATCTCCGTGAGGGACTCACCTTCGAGGACGTGCTGCTGGTTCCGGCGTCGTCCGAGCTGCTGCCCCGCGACACCGACGTCAGCACCTGGATCACCCGCCGCGTGAAGCTGAACGTGCCGGTGATCTCGGCGGCGATGGACACCGTCACCGAGGCCCGCATGGCGATCGCGTTGGCGCAGGAGGGCGGCCTCGGCGTCGTCCACCGCAACCTGCCGATCGTGGAGCAGGCGCTCGAGGTCGAGAAGGTGAAGAAGTCCGAGAGCGGCATGATCGTCGACCCGGTGACGGTCAGCCCCGAGCAGCCGATCGCCCAGGCGCTCGAGATCATGCAGCGCTTCCACATCTCGGGCCTGCCGGTGACGCGCGAAGGAAAGCTCGTCGGCATCCTCACGAACCGCGACCTGCGCTTCGAGAAGCGGCTCGACCGCAGCGTCGGCGAGGTGATGACGCGCGAGCGGCTGGTGACGGCGCAGCCGGGCATCACCCTCGACGAGGCGAAGGAGATCCTCCACCGCTGGCGCATCGAGAAGCTGCCCGTGATCGACGAGCGCGGCACGCTGCGCGGCCTCATCACGGTGAAGGACATCGAGAAGGCCATCCGCTACCCGAGCGCAGCGAAGGACGAGCTCGGACGCCTGCGGGTCGGCGCCGCCATCGGCACCGGGCCGGATCGCGAGGAGCGCGCCGACGCGCTCGTGCGCGCCGGCGCCGACGTGCTCGTCATCGACACCGCGCACGGGCACTCGCTCTCGGTGATCGAGACCGTGCGGGTCGTGAAGTCGGCCTTCCCCAACGTCGACCTCGTCGCCGGCAACGTCGCCACGGCCGAGGGCGCGCAGGCGCTGGTCGACGCCGGCGCCGACGGCATCAAGGTCGGCATGGGGCCGGCGTCGATCTGCACGACCCGCGTCGTCTCCGGCGTCGGCGTGCCGCAGCTGACGGCGATCGCCGATGCCTTCGGCCCGGCCGAGCGCGCCGGCATCCCGATCATCGCCGACGGCGGCATCAAGTACTCCGGCGACATCACGAAGGCGCTCGCCGCAGGCGCGCGCACGGTGATGATCGGCGGGCTCCTCGCCGGCACCGAGGAGAGCCCGGGCGAGACGATCCTGTATCAGGGCCGCACCTACAAGCTGTACCGCGGCATGGGCTCGCTCGAGGCGATGCGCGAGCGCGAGGGCAGCCGCAACCGCTACTTCCAGGACGAGGAGGGCAGCGCCGAGCTGGGCATGAAGCTCGTGCCCGAGGGCATCGAGGGCCGCGTCCCCTACAAGGGCGCCGTGTCCTTCATCATCGCGCAGCTCGTCGGCGGCCTGCGCGCCGGGATGGGCTACGTCGGCACGCGCACGCTGGAAGACCTGCGCGCCGACGCCCGCTTCATGAAGGTGTCGTCGGCCGGGCTTCGCGAGAGCCACGTGCACGACGTCTACATCACCAAGGAAGCGCCGAACTACCGGCTCGAATCGTGATCCTCGTCCTCGATTTCGGCTCGCAGTACACCCAGCTGATCGCACGTCGCATCCGCGAGCAGCACGTCTACTGCGAGATCCACCCGTTCGACGTCTCCCTCGACACGATCGAGAAGCTCGCGCCCGCGGGCATCGTGCTCTCCGGCGGCCCCGCCAGCGTCTACGACGAGGACGCGCCGATGCCGCGCCGGGAGGTGCTCGATCTGTGCCTCGGCGGCTCGCTGCCCGTGCTCGGCATCTGCTACGGCATGGGCGTCCTCAACCTGGCGCTCGGCGGGCAGGTGGAGCGCTCGACGCACAAGGAGTTCGGTCCCGCCGACGTGCGCATCGTGCGCATGGACCCGCTGCTCTCGATCGGCGGGCGCGCGACCCGCGTGTGGATGAGCCACGGCGACAAGATGGTGCGTCTCGGCACCGACCTCGACACGCTCGCCGTCAGCGACAACTCGCCGCACGCGGCCTTCCGCCACCGCGACAAGCCGCTCTACGGGCTGCAGTTCCATCCCGAGGTCACCCACAGCGTCGACGGCCGCGAGATCCTGCGCAACTTCGTGCTCCGCGTCTGCGGCGCGCGACCCGACTGGACGATGGAGGGCTTCGTCGACGGCTGGGTGCCGCGCATCCAGCAGATGGTCGGCGAGCGGCGGGTGATCTGCGGCCTCTCGGGCGGCGTCGACTCGACGGTCGTCGCCGCGCTCGTCCATCGCGCCATCGGCGACCGGCTCACGTGCATCTTCGTCGACAACGGTCTGCTCCGCGCCGGCGAGGCAGACGACGTCGTCGCGACGTTTCGCGAGCACATGAGCCTCGACGTGCGCGCCGTCGACGCGGGCGCGCTCTTCCTGAGGAACCTCGCCGGCGTGGAAGACCCCGAGAAGAAGCGACGCATCATCGGCCTCACCTTCATCGAGGTCTTCGAGGAGGCGGCCAAGACCCTGCCCGACGCCGACTTCCTCGCCCAGGGTACGCTCTACCCGGACGTCATCGAGTCGGTGTCCGTGCGCGGGCCGTCGGCCACCATCAAGAGCCACCACAACGTCGGCGGGCTGCCCGAGCGCATGCGCATGGAGCTGCTCGAGCCGCTGCGCGAGCTGTTCAAAGACGAGGTGCGCGAGCTCGGCCGCGTCCTCGGCGTGCCGGAGGCGATCGTCGGCCGCCAGCCGTTCCCTGGCCCCGGCCTGGCGATCCGCATCATCGGCGCCGTCGACGAGGAGGGCCTGCGCATCGTGCGCGACGCCGACGCGGTGGTGCAGCAGGAGATCCGTCGCGCCGAGCTGTACGACACGCTGTGGCAGGCGTTCGCGCTCTTGATCCCGGTGCACACCGTCGGCGTCATGGGCGACGAGCGCACCTACGACCACGTCATCGCGGTCCGGGCCGTGCGCTCGACCGACGGCATGACCGCCGACTGGGCGCGCCTGCCGGACGACGTCCTCGCGCGCATGTCGAGCCGCATCATCAACGAGGTGCGGGGCGTCAATCGCGTCGTCTACGACATCTCGTCGAAGCCGCCGGCGACGATCGAGTGGGAGTGAGCCGTAGCGGCGCGACCGCGCCCCGGCTCAGCGCTCGCGGCTGAAGAGCCGCTCGATCGCGCGGGCCGTGCCGCGGGCCGTCGCTTCCAGCCCGGTCGCGCCCGCCGTGCCGAGCGCGCCGGCCCCCTCTGCGACGCCGACCGGGGCGGCTCCGAGAACGGCGCCGAGCGCGGCGGCGACCTCGCTCCCCGGGCGGTCGGAGATCACGAGGCGCGGGGACTCGAGCGGCCCTTCGAGGACGAAGCGCACCCGCACCCGGCCACCGGCGCCGGTGACGGCGCGGAAGGCGGTGTCGCGGGGCAGGGCGAGCAGCCGCTGCATGAGGCCGTCGCGATCGCCGCCGAACGAGAGGCGCCGGATCGTCAGCCGACCCGGCGCGTCGATGATCCCGTCGCGGATGGTCGACTCCATGGACACGTCGACGATGCCGCCGCGGATCGGCGTCCGCTGGCGGCGCAGCCAGGGACGGAACGTCGCCAGGTCCACGCCGACCAGGACGGTCTTGAGATGCGCGGTGCCGGCGCCGAGCGCGACGGTGCCCTCGACGGTGAGCTCGCCGGGGGCCTTCGGCCCGCCCAGCTCGGCGTCGAGCCGCACGCGGCTGCGGCGGCCGAGGGCCGGCGTCTCGATGTCGGTGACGCGCCCCTCGACGGCGGTGAGCGCCGTGCGCTCGGGCGGCGTCGCGACGGTGGCGTCGAAGAGGTCGAAGGCGCCGGCGCGGAACGCGACGCGCTCGATCGTCACGCCGCGGCGCTCGGCGTCTTCGTTCGCCGCGGGTGCCGGACCCCGTCCGCGGCCGCGCGGCAGATCGATGCCGGGCAGCACCTCGAGGGGCTCGCCGGGACGGCGGCGCGCGGCGAGGTAGAACCCGTCGATCTCGACCGCGTCGATGACGAGGCGGCGTCCGAGGAGCGTCGTCAGCCGGGGGCGCAGCGTGATGCGGCGAACGCGCAGCGCGTCGGGTACCGGCCATCCGTCCGGCGCGGGCAGACGCAGGCCGGCCAGCTCGAGCGTCCGCCAGCCGACGTCGATGCGATCGACCGCGAGCCGGCCGCCGAGCCCCTCGCGCACGCGATCCTCGACGGCCTGCACCGCGAGGCGTGGACCCAGGGCGACGACAGCCGCCGCCACGAGGGCCGCACCGCCGAGCACGATACGGGTCCGCCGCGTCATCCGTCCTCCATCGCGAGCCTCCTCCGGAGGCGTGTCAGTAGCAAGCACGGCGCGACGGCGGCGGGGAGCGGTTGACCCGTGCGGCGAGCGCGCGCTACCGTGCTCCCCCCAGCAGGGGAGAACGGTTTTGGGAGGAGGGGCGTAGCGCGTCGATGTCGTTCGTCCACCTGCACCTGCACACGCAGTACTCGCTCCTCGACGGCGCGAACAAGATCAAGGAGCTGCTGCCCCGCGTGAAGGCCGCCGGCATGTCGGCGTGCGCCATCACCGACCACGGCAACATGTTCGGCGCCGTCCAGTTCCACGCCGAGGCGCGCAAGCACGGCGTCCTGCCGATCATCGGCTGCGAGCTCTACGTCGCGCCGAAGAGCCGCTTCGAGAAGGCCGGCCGCATCGACGACTACGAGGCCGGCGGCAACTACCACATGATCGTCCTCGCCACGAACCGCGAGGGCTACCGGAACCTGTGCCGCCTGGTCAGCGCCGGCTATCGCGAGGGCTTCCACTACAAGCCCCGGGTCGACAAGGATCTCATGCGGGAGCTGAACGGCGGGCTCATCGCGCTGTCCGGCTGTCTCCGCGGCGAGGTGGCGCACAACCTCATGGTCGGACAACCCGAGAAGGCGCGGAACGCGGCCGCGGAGCTCGCCGGCATCTTCGACGGGCGCTACTACATCGAGGTCCAGGACAACAAGCTCGACAAGCAGGAGTCGGTGAACGTCGAGCTAAAGGCCCTCGCCAAGCGCATGGGCCTGCCGATGGTCGGCACCAACGACTGCCACTACCTCCACGCCGCCGACTCGGCCGCGCACGAGGTGTTGCTGTGCATCCAGACCGGCAAGACGTTCTCGGACGAGCGCCGCTGGAAGTTCGAGACCGACCAGCTCTACGTGAAAACGCCGGACGAGATGGCGGCGGCCTTCGCCGACGTCCCCGAGGCCTGCGAGAACACCGCCAGGATCGCCGCGCTCTGCGACTTCGAGTTCAAGCAGCGCTGGCGCTTCCCGGTCTACGCCGTGCCGGAGGCGGAGACGCTCGAGACGGCGCTGCGGCGCGAGGCGCGTGCCGGGCTCGACGCGCGCCTCAACGCACGCCGCACGCTCGGCGCTCCGATCGACGAGAAGCCGTACGACGAGCGGCTCGCCTACGAGCTCGGCGTCATCGAGCAGATGGGCTTCGCCGGCTACTTCCTCATCGTCGCCGACTTCATCAACTGGGCGAAGGACCAGGGCATCCCGGTGGGGCCGGGACGCGGCTCGGCCGCCGGCAGCCTGGTCGCCTGGGCGCTGCGCATCACCGACCTCGACCCGATCGAGCACACGCTGCTGTTCGAGCGGTTCTTGAATCCCGAGCGCCGGTCGATGCCCGACATCGACGTCGACTTCTGCTTCGTCCGCCGTGACGAGGTGATCCGCTACGTGCGCGAGAAGTACGGCGAGGACCGCGTCGCGCAGATCATCACCTTCGGCACCCTCAAGGGGAAGCAGGCGATCAAGGACGTCGGCCGCGTCCTCGACTTCTCCTTCGCCGACACCGACCGCATCACGAAGCTCTATCCCGAGCCGAAGCAGGGCAAGGACTTCCCGCTCGCGAAGGCGCTCGAGATGGAGCCGCGTCTCGAGGCCCTGCGCACGCAGGGCGAGCGCGAGACGCGGCTCTTCGACCTGGCGCTGCGTCTCGAAGGGCTCCTGCGCAACGCGTCCAAGCACGCCGCCGGCATCGTCATCTCGCCGCGGCCGCTCACCGACGACCTGCCGCTGTGGGTCGACAAGGACGGCGCGGTCGTCACGCAGTACTCGTTCGGCGACGTCGAGGCGATCGGGCTGATCAAGTTCGACTTCCTCGGTCTCAAGAACCTGACCCTGATCGAGGCGATCCTGCGCCGCATCCGCGAAGGCCGCGGCGTCACGATCGACCTCGACCGCCTGCCGCTCGACGACGGGCCGACGTACAAGGTCCTCTCCGACGGCGACACCGTCGGCGTGTTCCAGGCCGAGTCGGGCGGCATGCGGCGCATGCTGATCCAGCTGCGGCCGTCGTGCTTCGCCGACGTCGTCGCGGCGCTGGCGCTCTACCGGCCGGGTCCGCTCGACAGCGGCATGGTCGATCAGTTCATCAAGCGCAAGCACGGCCAGGAGCCGATCCGCTACCTGCATCCGCTGCTGGAGCCGATCCTCCGCGATACGTACGGGGTCATCGTCTATCAGGAGCAGGTGATGCAGATCGCCCAGGCGCTGGGCGGTTACTCCCTCGGAGACGCCGACAATCTCCGCCGCGCCATGGGCAAGAAGAAGGCGGAGGAGATGGCCAAGGAGCGGCAGCGCTTCATGGCCGGCGTCGAGCAGACCCGGACGGCGGATCCCGACTTGGCCGGGCAGATCTTCGACCAGATGGAGACGTTCGCGGCCTACGGCTTCAACAAGAGCCACTCGGCTGCGTACGCCGTCATCACCTACCAGACCGCCTATCTGAAGGCGCACTACCCGACCGAGTTCATGGCCGGGCTCCTGTCGCTGGAAGCCGGCGACACCGACCTCACGTACAAGAACATCGCCGAGTGCCGGCAGCACGGCATCGCGATCCTGCCGCCGGACGTGAACGAGAGCGAATACGACTTCACGAGCCTCGGCGGCTCGATCCGCTTCGGCATGGGCGCCGTGAAGGGCGTCGGCTCGAAGGCGATCGACGCCATCATCGCCGCGCGCAAGGAGTCCGGGGCGTTCTCCACGCTGCACGAGTTCTGCCGGCGGGTGCACGGCCAGCAGGTGAACCGACGCGTGGTCGAGAGCCTCATCGCGTGCGGCGCCTTCGACTCCCTGCACCGCAACCGGGCGCAGCTGTGGAACGCCGTCGAGGACGTCATGCGCTGGGCCCAGGCCCGGGCCGAAGAGGCCGCCAGCCCGCAGTTCGGGCTCTTCGGCGGCGGCGGCGGACGCGCGCTCGACGAGACGCCGCCGCCGCTCCCGGACGCGCTCGCCTGGAAGGCCGACGAGGAGCTCCAGCACGAGCGGGAGACGCTCGGCTTCTTCATCACCGGGCACCCGCT
The genomic region above belongs to bacterium and contains:
- a CDS encoding S8/S53 family peptidase, whose protein sequence is MSAPRAAALAVLLALGLGAPATAVVGPSVPRGLGTLQALGDAPDALPLPRVLVHLGVRDPAGLAAVVAAQQDPRSPTYRRWLEPAEIADRFGVPVADYERARRWFRTHGFAIVADSPFRTGFAIAGTAGRARSALKTRLALYRMRGRVRRAPVTEPRVPAALGVRGFFGLDDLPAIQPLARLGDGSLRLAPADFATVYDVGPLHAAGLSGAGSSVAVVARSDFQDADVAAFRTRFQAGAPARVARILAGRHNPGIRPERVEQVEVTLDTEWAGALAPNANVFVVLGSPAGDIQEALERTVTERIGDVISISFGLCEPLANRVGVEVFDALYGIAALRGQTVVVAAGDAGATDCAPDLPGRAAVSGMASSPYVIAVGGTALRPVFDPAGDAVAFGEETVWNDASGAGGGGVSAVFARPTYQLLAGAFAGRALPDLSLAASPSTPGYVIVQDGASISIGGTSAGAPALASVLTLANERAGTQGLGNVGPTLYRIAADAAAGRRPAVFRDVVAGSNGYPAGPGFDLASGWGSPLASALVEALATTAPEVCDTPLACFVPGTGGARRNCLGGWLVEQPNLRRSRRGIPLRRQTCRDGDPSCDADGRADGRCLVRVAMCANVFDARDPAPDGLSRCTTRPLRRIRLVTPRTQAAGERGAAAAELAGALAALPLPDDRAGACTATVPVVVPVGRGGLRLVAQVRAQGARTQATLRLVCEAAAQGDT
- the era gene encoding GTPase Era; translated protein: MTHRAGFVAIAGRPNVGKSTLLNALVGTKVAIVTPKPQTTRNRVAGIRTLPQAQAVFLDTPGLHAARSPINKRMVEVARQTLAEADAILFVVDATVGLGPGDRELATELAAGPRPVIVVANKIDRVAKPKLLPLMASLAAVLPGRDIVPLSARSGDGVARLLEIAVPLLPEGPALYPDDEFTPETQRFLVQELVREQVFLAMHEEIPYGTAVVVEHWEEKPEKELVVIDATILVERDTHKGMIVGGGGSRLKDIGTRARHEIEALLDRRVFLELFVRVEPNWSRSGQRLSELGLR
- the der gene encoding ribosome biogenesis GTPase Der: MSRVQAVASGLPVVAIVGRPNVGKSTLFNRLVRARRAIVDDAPGVTRDRVVAAAEWAGRRFLCVDTGGFEADAPRDPAALDAQVRTQALAAVLEADCVVCVLDAVAGLTPGDRDTVRLLQRAGRPVRFVANKVDGPGRDALVADFYAAGIETVFPVSAAHGRGIDELLDAVVGAFPPSVSPTPAVGEGTRLALMGRPNVGKSSLLNRLLGQARAVVSPIAGTTRDAVDTPVSVDGRPYVLIDTAGIRRRGRVDDPLERHGAVRALGTFERTDLVLLVLDATDGMTDQDARLAGRALEAGRGIVLLANKWDLLPPPERSREAFRKHLVALHPAFASLPLLPVSAVSGDGLGKLWTLVRQVEDGYRAVVGTPVLNRVLRAAVESVAPPSPGGRPLRLFYATQTSTAPPAVTVFASAPAKVPAAYVRYLQARFAEAFGVVGVPLTVTLRARREERATAPPRAGRRRPVAAVPRRAHAAGQGAAEGPAPGATKPRTRGTPREPGKEARSGPRHAPGKGPRAKGPKRKGPKHGSTKASAKSPRTPRGRKPGGGRSSASRGGGKAGGRTRGRGR
- the guaB gene encoding IMP dehydrogenase, which produces MMDVDLREGLTFEDVLLVPASSELLPRDTDVSTWITRRVKLNVPVISAAMDTVTEARMAIALAQEGGLGVVHRNLPIVEQALEVEKVKKSESGMIVDPVTVSPEQPIAQALEIMQRFHISGLPVTREGKLVGILTNRDLRFEKRLDRSVGEVMTRERLVTAQPGITLDEAKEILHRWRIEKLPVIDERGTLRGLITVKDIEKAIRYPSAAKDELGRLRVGAAIGTGPDREERADALVRAGADVLVIDTAHGHSLSVIETVRVVKSAFPNVDLVAGNVATAEGAQALVDAGADGIKVGMGPASICTTRVVSGVGVPQLTAIADAFGPAERAGIPIIADGGIKYSGDITKALAAGARTVMIGGLLAGTEESPGETILYQGRTYKLYRGMGSLEAMREREGSRNRYFQDEEGSAELGMKLVPEGIEGRVPYKGAVSFIIAQLVGGLRAGMGYVGTRTLEDLRADARFMKVSSAGLRESHVHDVYITKEAPNYRLES
- the guaA gene encoding glutamine-hydrolyzing GMP synthase is translated as MVILVLDFGSQYTQLIARRIREQHVYCEIHPFDVSLDTIEKLAPAGIVLSGGPASVYDEDAPMPRREVLDLCLGGSLPVLGICYGMGVLNLALGGQVERSTHKEFGPADVRIVRMDPLLSIGGRATRVWMSHGDKMVRLGTDLDTLAVSDNSPHAAFRHRDKPLYGLQFHPEVTHSVDGREILRNFVLRVCGARPDWTMEGFVDGWVPRIQQMVGERRVICGLSGGVDSTVVAALVHRAIGDRLTCIFVDNGLLRAGEADDVVATFREHMSLDVRAVDAGALFLRNLAGVEDPEKKRRIIGLTFIEVFEEAAKTLPDADFLAQGTLYPDVIESVSVRGPSATIKSHHNVGGLPERMRMELLEPLRELFKDEVRELGRVLGVPEAIVGRQPFPGPGLAIRIIGAVDEEGLRIVRDADAVVQQEIRRAELYDTLWQAFALLIPVHTVGVMGDERTYDHVIAVRAVRSTDGMTADWARLPDDVLARMSSRIINEVRGVNRVVYDISSKPPATIEWE